A single Carnobacterium inhibens subsp. inhibens DSM 13024 DNA region contains:
- a CDS encoding Fur family transcriptional regulator, with product MTSNHLVAQSIEKLKRAHIRITPQRYGILEYLIENDNHPTADEIYQALASRFPNMSVATVYNNLRLFTKVGFVDEMNYGDASSRFDFTSAQHYHAICEICGRIEDLYYPGLEDIGEVTTNLTGFEVKRHRLEIYGICPECQQKRDETTHSTFPV from the coding sequence ATGACTTCAAATCATTTAGTAGCCCAGTCGATTGAAAAATTAAAAAGAGCCCATATCCGTATCACACCACAACGTTATGGAATATTAGAATATCTAATTGAAAATGATAATCATCCAACAGCTGATGAAATCTATCAGGCTTTAGCCTCAAGATTTCCTAATATGAGTGTTGCTACCGTTTATAATAATTTACGCTTATTTACTAAAGTTGGTTTTGTAGACGAGATGAATTATGGCGATGCTTCAAGCCGATTTGATTTTACATCTGCACAACATTACCATGCAATCTGTGAGATTTGTGGTAGAATCGAAGATCTTTATTACCCTGGATTAGAAGATATCGGTGAAGTAACAACGAATTTAACGGGTTTTGAAGTGAAGCGTCATAGATTAGAAATTTATGGAATTTGCCCTGAATGTCAACAAAAGAGAGATGAAACAACTCATTCTACATTTCCTGTATAA
- a CDS encoding glutamate-1-semialdehyde 2,1-aminomutase, whose amino-acid sequence MLNHTQSDRLALEANKVIVGGVNSPSRSFKGVGGGNPVTMDHGDGAYLYDVDGNRYIDYLAAYGPIITGFNHPHIVKAIKHAADTGVLFGTPTEHEVIFAKMLTEAIPSMDKVRFTNSGTEAVMTTVRVARAYTERELIVKFTGQYHGHFDLVLVEAGSGPATLGTTDSGGITKGTSKEVITVPYNDVESYKAVMEKWGDQVAAVLVEPIVGNFGMVAPKPGFLEAVNEITHEYGALVIYDEVITNFRFHYGAAQDMLGVVPDLTAFGKSIGGGLPIGAYGGPTRIMDTVAPLGPAYQAGTMAGNPLSMQAGIACLEVLQEPGIYERMADFAVQLKEALLEAGEKYDIPTVVNQIGGSLTVYFSEHPIEDYADAENTDTERFGKFFKAMLDEGINLAPSKYEAWFLTIMHTQEDIDETKCAIDRAFSKLV is encoded by the coding sequence ATGTTAAACCATACTCAAAGTGACCGCTTAGCTTTAGAAGCAAATAAAGTCATTGTAGGAGGAGTCAATAGTCCCAGTCGTTCATTTAAAGGTGTTGGCGGAGGAAATCCTGTCACGATGGATCATGGAGATGGAGCTTATTTATATGATGTTGACGGAAATCGTTACATCGATTACTTAGCCGCATATGGTCCTATTATTACAGGATTCAATCATCCACATATTGTAAAAGCGATTAAACATGCTGCAGATACAGGTGTTTTATTCGGGACTCCTACAGAACATGAAGTCATTTTTGCAAAAATGCTGACGGAAGCTATTCCCTCAATGGATAAAGTGCGTTTTACCAATTCTGGAACTGAAGCCGTTATGACAACGGTTCGAGTCGCACGAGCGTATACAGAACGTGAATTGATTGTAAAATTCACAGGTCAATACCATGGTCACTTCGACCTTGTATTGGTTGAAGCAGGCAGCGGACCAGCTACTTTAGGAACCACAGATTCTGGCGGCATCACAAAAGGAACATCTAAAGAAGTCATTACTGTACCGTACAATGACGTTGAATCCTATAAAGCGGTTATGGAAAAATGGGGAGATCAAGTAGCAGCTGTTTTGGTTGAACCGATTGTCGGAAACTTCGGGATGGTTGCTCCAAAACCAGGATTTTTAGAAGCAGTCAATGAAATTACACATGAATATGGAGCATTGGTGATTTACGATGAAGTAATCACGAATTTCCGTTTCCATTATGGTGCGGCTCAAGATATGTTAGGTGTCGTTCCTGATTTAACTGCCTTTGGCAAATCAATTGGTGGCGGATTGCCTATCGGAGCATATGGTGGACCAACTCGTATTATGGATACTGTAGCTCCTCTTGGACCCGCTTACCAAGCCGGAACAATGGCTGGAAATCCTCTTTCCATGCAAGCTGGAATTGCCTGTCTAGAGGTTTTACAAGAACCTGGTATTTACGAAAGAATGGCTGATTTTGCTGTTCAGTTAAAAGAAGCTTTATTAGAAGCGGGAGAAAAATACGATATTCCTACTGTGGTTAACCAAATTGGCGGATCATTGACAGTCTACTTTTCAGAACATCCAATCGAGGATTATGCTGATGCAGAAAATACAGATACCGAGCGTTTCGGAAAATTCTTTAAAGCGATGTTAGATGAAGGTATCAATTTAGCTCCAAGTAAATATGAAGCTTGGTTTTTGACTATCATGCATACTCAAGAGGACATAGATGAAACAAAATGTGCTATAGATAGAGCATTTTCTAAATTAGTTTAA
- a CDS encoding FUSC family protein, which produces MRIGARTLKTGIAVALSLAIPLLFNFPSGSVLAAISAIFALQPSVKQSIKTLKDRIIANLIGALVAICITLTLGNHFIIVGVAACVLIAILNKMNLSSVIGLATVTLIVIMQTTEDNFILYATIRVAATIMGVFIAFLVNTILFPPKYEEKLYHVTDYSTTEIMKFLRASVRKNSQYPVLKKDLKWIKSELNRMDVYLSLFKDEGLLTRKKDRVQKLRKVVVYRQIIETTKEAYNLSHTFHSYENSFNHFPKDLRILIRERLETLLTAHEQILLKFNGRVSPDSVNFISYKAPLRKEFMQSFFDEASLEEYMHDDYGQSNAVIHIMSSILKYEEHLEHLNILVSSYKGNDWNPDTEISNIEHVEQ; this is translated from the coding sequence ATGAGAATCGGAGCACGAACGCTCAAAACAGGGATAGCGGTAGCTCTTTCCTTAGCTATTCCTTTATTATTCAATTTTCCATCAGGCAGTGTTTTAGCTGCGATTTCAGCAATTTTTGCTTTGCAGCCTTCTGTCAAGCAATCTATAAAAACACTGAAAGATCGTATTATAGCTAACTTGATTGGTGCATTAGTTGCGATCTGCATAACACTGACATTGGGAAATCATTTTATCATTGTAGGAGTTGCCGCTTGTGTCTTGATCGCTATATTAAACAAGATGAATCTTAGCAGTGTGATTGGCTTAGCTACAGTTACGTTGATTGTTATCATGCAGACGACTGAAGATAACTTTATTCTTTATGCCACTATAAGGGTGGCTGCTACAATTATGGGAGTTTTTATCGCATTTTTGGTGAATACTATTTTGTTCCCGCCTAAATACGAAGAAAAATTGTACCACGTTACAGACTATTCAACTACTGAGATCATGAAATTTCTACGTGCCAGTGTTCGGAAAAACAGCCAATATCCTGTTCTAAAAAAGGACCTGAAATGGATCAAGTCAGAGTTGAATCGTATGGATGTATACCTTTCCCTGTTTAAAGATGAAGGTCTGCTCACAAGAAAAAAAGACCGTGTACAAAAATTGCGTAAAGTTGTTGTTTACAGACAAATTATTGAGACTACGAAAGAAGCTTATAATTTATCGCACACATTTCATAGTTACGAAAACTCATTCAACCATTTTCCAAAAGATTTGCGTATTCTGATACGTGAACGTCTAGAAACATTGTTAACGGCGCACGAACAAATATTGCTAAAATTTAATGGACGTGTTTCACCCGACAGCGTAAATTTCATTTCATATAAAGCACCACTTCGAAAAGAGTTTATGCAATCTTTCTTTGATGAAGCAAGTTTAGAAGAATATATGCATGACGATTATGGCCAAAGCAATGCCGTTATTCATATCATGTCTAGTATTTTAAAATATGAAGAACATTTAGAGCACTTAAATATCTTAGTCAGCAGCTATAAAGGAAACGATTGGAATCCTGATACTGAAATTTCAAATATTGAGCACGTTGAACAATAA
- the ntdP gene encoding nucleoside tri-diphosphate phosphatase, translating to MHIPKEGEYITIQSYKHDGSLHRTWRDTMVLKTSDQSLIGVNDHTLVTESDGRRWLTREPAIVYFHKHYWFNIIAMIRDNGVSYYCNLASPYTLDEEGLKYIDYDLDIKVFPDGEKRLLDVDEYEDHSKKWSYPDDIDHILKENVKILVDWINEEKGPFSKEYVDIWYKRYQQLSLKQ from the coding sequence ATGCATATTCCAAAAGAAGGAGAATACATCACGATCCAAAGCTATAAACATGATGGCAGTTTACATCGCACGTGGAGAGATACAATGGTACTTAAGACAAGTGATCAATCGTTAATCGGAGTAAATGATCATACTCTAGTAACGGAATCGGATGGCCGAAGATGGCTAACTCGAGAACCAGCGATTGTTTATTTCCATAAGCATTATTGGTTCAATATCATTGCAATGATAAGAGATAATGGTGTTTCTTACTATTGTAATCTTGCTTCGCCTTACACACTAGATGAAGAAGGTTTGAAGTATATTGATTATGATTTAGATATCAAAGTCTTTCCTGATGGCGAAAAACGCTTATTGGATGTAGATGAGTATGAAGATCATAGCAAAAAGTGGAGTTACCCTGATGATATTGACCATATATTAAAAGAAAACGTGAAAATCTTAGTAGATTGGATCAATGAAGAAAAAGGTCCTTTCTCAAAAGAGTATGTTGACATATGGTACAAACGCTATCAACAGTTATCACTTAAGCAATGA
- the mutY gene encoding A/G-specific adenine glycosylase, with product MTEIESKIDEKEQKILHGIPMWPQEKINRFRETLLSWYDIEKRDLPWRKNNDPYRIWVSEIMLQQTRVDTVIPYYLNFMNNFPTIEALANAHEDVLLKAWEGLGYYSRVRNMQKAAQQIMEDYDGEMPKDPKEISKLKGIGPYTTGAIASMAFGLPEPAVDGNVMRVLSRLFEIDADIAKPGNRKIFEAIMRELIDPYKPGDFNQAFMDLGSSICTPKNYHPELSPVKEFNQSYQNGTWDKYPVKSKKKKAKPVYYVGAIIKNAEGAFLLEKRPENGLLANMWTFPLIEEESVTHEAEIKKGTLTGVTDENKTEQVIKNVMAELEAKYAVKPTLMEQPFDEVQHIFSHLKWFVAVYYGQVVKEEEPMFIPENCYWVHPSDFDHYTFPGPQTKMWQSYLSKFNHN from the coding sequence ATGACAGAAATAGAATCGAAGATAGATGAAAAAGAGCAAAAAATACTTCATGGTATACCCATGTGGCCACAAGAAAAAATCAATCGGTTTAGAGAAACGCTTTTAAGTTGGTATGATATTGAAAAACGAGATCTGCCTTGGCGTAAAAATAATGATCCTTACCGTATTTGGGTTTCTGAGATCATGCTGCAACAAACAAGGGTAGATACGGTTATCCCTTATTACTTGAATTTCATGAATAATTTCCCAACGATAGAAGCATTAGCAAATGCGCATGAAGATGTGTTGTTAAAAGCTTGGGAAGGGTTAGGCTATTATTCACGAGTTCGTAATATGCAAAAAGCAGCCCAACAAATCATGGAAGATTACGATGGCGAAATGCCTAAAGACCCTAAAGAAATCAGTAAATTAAAAGGAATCGGACCCTATACTACTGGAGCAATCGCAAGTATGGCTTTTGGTTTGCCAGAACCTGCAGTTGACGGAAATGTTATGCGCGTATTGAGTCGCTTATTTGAAATTGATGCCGATATTGCTAAACCGGGCAACCGCAAAATTTTTGAAGCTATTATGCGAGAACTGATTGATCCCTATAAACCAGGCGATTTTAATCAAGCATTTATGGACTTGGGTTCAAGTATTTGTACACCTAAAAATTACCATCCTGAATTAAGCCCGGTTAAAGAATTTAATCAATCGTATCAAAATGGAACATGGGATAAATACCCTGTAAAAAGTAAAAAGAAAAAAGCCAAACCAGTTTATTATGTAGGGGCGATCATTAAAAATGCAGAGGGTGCATTTTTGCTAGAAAAGAGGCCAGAAAATGGATTGCTGGCTAATATGTGGACCTTTCCTTTAATTGAAGAAGAATCTGTCACTCATGAAGCAGAAATTAAAAAGGGAACCTTAACTGGAGTAACTGATGAAAATAAAACAGAACAGGTTATAAAAAATGTAATGGCTGAGCTAGAGGCAAAATATGCCGTCAAGCCAACGTTAATGGAGCAACCATTTGATGAAGTTCAACATATTTTTAGTCATTTAAAATGGTTTGTAGCTGTCTATTATGGACAGGTAGTAAAAGAAGAAGAGCCTATGTTCATTCCTGAAAATTGTTATTGGGTGCATCCTTCTGATTTTGACCACTATACATTTCCCGGTCCACAAACAAAAATGTGGCAAAGTTATCTTTCTAAGTTTAATCACAACTAA
- the recX gene encoding recombination regulator RecX — translation MINGKESKKQASSTSTLPKITKIEAQKRKGRYNIYLDEEYAFPVDEAILIKHILHKGMEISKTFRQQLEIEDGYRKAYTRALVYLNYSLRSIKEIKDDLIAHEFTGETADQVIEQLKEQGYLNDLMYAESYTRTAANVSGKGPYVIKRELKKRGVKEETIEEAMEQYPFDQMVENGVALAEKVMRRSSQHSSRETSNKIRQNLMQKGFQSDVITQVLEQITTEKEDDDEYDALKTQGDKIWRKQSKLTGSKKIQKVKSALFQKGFAGDLITQYINEKEMEEEDE, via the coding sequence ATGATAAATGGAAAAGAGAGTAAAAAGCAGGCATCTTCAACATCAACATTGCCTAAGATTACAAAAATTGAAGCGCAGAAACGAAAAGGACGCTACAATATTTATTTAGATGAAGAATATGCTTTTCCTGTTGATGAAGCTATTTTAATTAAACATATTTTGCACAAAGGGATGGAAATTTCAAAGACCTTCCGGCAGCAATTAGAAATAGAAGATGGCTACCGTAAAGCTTATACGAGAGCACTAGTATATCTGAATTATTCTTTGCGCTCAATAAAAGAAATTAAAGATGATTTGATTGCCCATGAGTTTACTGGTGAAACAGCTGATCAAGTGATTGAACAATTAAAAGAACAAGGCTACTTAAATGATTTAATGTATGCTGAAAGTTATACAAGAACCGCTGCAAATGTTAGCGGAAAGGGGCCTTACGTGATAAAAAGAGAATTGAAAAAACGTGGAGTTAAAGAGGAAACAATCGAAGAAGCGATGGAACAGTATCCATTTGATCAAATGGTGGAAAATGGTGTTGCGCTAGCAGAAAAAGTTATGCGTCGCTCCTCACAACATTCTTCAAGAGAGACAAGCAATAAAATCCGTCAAAATTTGATGCAAAAAGGATTTCAATCAGATGTGATCACTCAAGTATTGGAGCAGATCACAACCGAAAAAGAAGATGACGATGAATATGATGCATTAAAAACACAAGGTGATAAAATTTGGCGTAAACAATCCAAATTAACGGGATCTAAAAAGATTCAAAAAGTTAAAAGTGCCTTGTTTCAAAAAGGTTTTGCAGGAGATTTAATCACGCAGTATATCAATGAAAAAGAAATGGAAGAAGAGGACGAATGA
- a CDS encoding general stress protein, which translates to MSKVVVGSFSNVQETSACVEQLLAQGHSSDSIKIVTTNQNFSAIKEQSGVEVNKVSTEQDDEKSAWDKLKDMFADTDADDNAQLEKFGVDSTSAAQYADSLKAGEYIVLSDETTGSNSSNQVTQEPKETSNQVVGQAGEGVRVEKNASQPTDDDTLANDGDDRLNNAEVPLETNFPDTESLNEDTKVQSGLTETIVPETIEEDDLMADSIRNEENPRLQDNQEDDFTNGAFSKEQDRRDDTRDVVTPPIDPLNHQEYDPNDNPLQGTPPTGSVPKDEPTGPSSQNQEELDLPNFDGSTLSGQPRNDPKRDFPN; encoded by the coding sequence ATGAGTAAAGTAGTCGTTGGTTCATTTTCAAATGTACAAGAAACATCAGCCTGTGTAGAACAATTATTAGCACAAGGTCATTCTAGTGACAGTATAAAAATTGTTACAACTAATCAAAACTTTTCAGCAATTAAAGAGCAATCAGGTGTAGAAGTAAACAAAGTTTCAACTGAACAAGATGATGAAAAATCTGCTTGGGACAAACTTAAAGATATGTTTGCTGATACAGACGCAGACGATAATGCACAATTAGAAAAATTCGGAGTTGATTCGACTAGTGCAGCTCAATATGCTGATTCTTTGAAAGCTGGAGAATACATTGTACTTTCAGATGAAACCACCGGATCAAATTCAAGTAATCAAGTGACACAAGAACCTAAGGAAACATCAAACCAAGTTGTGGGACAAGCTGGTGAGGGAGTACGTGTAGAAAAAAATGCTTCTCAACCAACAGATGATGATACTTTAGCTAATGATGGCGATGATCGCTTAAATAATGCAGAAGTACCACTAGAAACTAATTTTCCAGATACGGAAAGTTTAAACGAAGATACAAAAGTACAATCAGGTTTAACAGAAACTATTGTACCTGAAACGATTGAGGAAGATGATTTAATGGCAGACTCGATTAGAAATGAAGAAAATCCTAGATTGCAAGACAATCAAGAGGACGACTTTACGAATGGTGCTTTTAGCAAAGAACAAGATCGAAGAGACGATACTAGAGACGTGGTGACTCCTCCTATTGATCCATTAAATCATCAAGAGTACGATCCTAATGACAATCCATTACAAGGAACGCCTCCAACAGGTTCAGTACCAAAAGATGAACCAACTGGGCCAAGTTCACAAAACCAAGAAGAGTTAGATTTACCTAATTTTGATGGTAGCACATTATCTGGCCAACCAAGAAATGATCCAAAAAGAGATTTTCCAAATTAA
- a CDS encoding SDR family oxidoreductase, with protein sequence MTTNENETQKPKKDYLINDDSGNMNPEPQTEDPNYKAAGKLEGKTAIITGGDSGIGQAVAIAFAKEGADVAIGYLESEDDANYTKNRIEKIGRKALVFKGDVGQESYAQEVVSKVMEEWGHLDILVNNAGEQHVQEKIGDITEEQLDRTFRTNIFSQFYFVKAAMPHLSQGAAIINTTSITAYRGSEHLLDYSATKGAITAFTRSLSQNSEVIDKKIRVNGVAPGPIWTPLIPATFTEEQLESWGKGGAIERAGQAYELAPTYVYLASTDSSYVSGQVLHVNGGVVING encoded by the coding sequence ATGACAACTAATGAAAATGAAACTCAAAAGCCTAAAAAAGATTACTTGATCAATGATGATAGTGGGAACATGAATCCTGAACCGCAAACGGAAGATCCTAATTATAAAGCAGCGGGTAAGTTGGAAGGCAAGACTGCTATTATTACAGGCGGGGACAGTGGAATCGGTCAAGCTGTAGCCATTGCTTTTGCAAAAGAAGGTGCAGATGTAGCTATCGGCTATTTGGAATCTGAGGACGATGCGAATTACACGAAAAATCGAATTGAAAAGATCGGGCGCAAAGCTTTAGTATTCAAAGGTGATGTAGGTCAAGAATCATATGCACAAGAAGTTGTTTCTAAAGTAATGGAAGAATGGGGTCATTTAGATATTCTCGTCAATAATGCAGGAGAACAACACGTTCAAGAAAAAATTGGCGATATAACAGAGGAGCAATTGGACCGGACATTTAGAACCAATATTTTTAGTCAGTTCTATTTTGTTAAAGCAGCAATGCCACACTTGTCTCAAGGAGCGGCTATCATCAATACGACATCTATTACTGCTTACCGTGGAAGTGAACATTTACTTGATTACTCAGCTACTAAAGGGGCAATTACTGCTTTTACAAGGTCACTTTCACAAAATAGTGAAGTAATCGATAAAAAAATTCGTGTAAACGGGGTAGCACCAGGTCCAATATGGACTCCACTTATACCCGCAACATTTACAGAGGAACAATTAGAGAGCTGGGGCAAAGGCGGAGCAATTGAACGTGCCGGTCAAGCCTACGAATTGGCACCAACATATGTCTATCTAGCAAGTACAGATTCTAGTTATGTTTCTGGTCAAGTTTTACATGTTAATGGTGGAGTAGTCATAAATGGCTAA
- a CDS encoding general stress protein — protein sequence MDRRVEGTYTTKEETVSAVERLINEGYVAEEIVIVTNEKHENELEDLTMVEVDSVDPGEGMSLWEKLKESFSFGRYNSEEASSPFEEYGIAEDSGEHYTEALENGEIVILVNSAGPSNSQQLSQVNQEVLNGTNTDESAAEANIAKDPVKAPTKEKTDAVPGEGEQFDPTKAQSSREDIEGNPVTAPDKENMDTATEGSISPNTVNEKQTDSKNAPTSNEVNGSSLESDPELTGDESTVIAENEGHVYPDNISKGVVDGGSSSLDPTHINGSGKSEETKPEQNSEQLESDAYYSDNYEEAGGKSIQKDEEEK from the coding sequence ATGGATAGAAGAGTTGAAGGAACTTACACAACAAAAGAAGAAACAGTAAGTGCAGTAGAACGATTAATCAATGAAGGTTACGTGGCTGAAGAGATCGTTATTGTAACAAATGAAAAACATGAAAATGAATTAGAAGATCTAACGATGGTTGAAGTCGATTCGGTTGATCCAGGAGAAGGAATGTCACTTTGGGAAAAATTAAAAGAATCATTTAGTTTTGGTCGTTACAATTCTGAAGAAGCTTCTAGCCCATTTGAAGAATACGGTATCGCAGAAGATTCTGGAGAACACTACACAGAAGCGTTAGAAAATGGCGAAATTGTTATTTTAGTTAACAGTGCTGGTCCGTCAAATTCTCAACAGTTATCTCAAGTAAATCAAGAAGTTCTAAATGGAACAAACACTGATGAGAGTGCAGCAGAAGCAAACATAGCAAAAGATCCGGTTAAAGCTCCAACTAAAGAAAAAACGGATGCTGTCCCTGGTGAAGGAGAACAATTTGACCCGACTAAGGCTCAATCTTCAAGAGAAGACATTGAAGGAAATCCTGTTACAGCTCCAGATAAGGAAAATATGGATACAGCTACAGAAGGATCAATTAGTCCTAATACAGTAAACGAAAAGCAAACAGATAGTAAAAACGCTCCAACATCGAATGAAGTAAACGGCTCTTCTCTTGAATCAGATCCTGAGTTAACTGGAGATGAATCGACAGTCATTGCTGAAAATGAAGGACATGTATATCCTGACAATATCAGTAAAGGTGTAGTGGATGGCGGAAGTTCTTCACTTGATCCAACTCATATAAATGGGTCTGGAAAATCAGAAGAAACGAAGCCAGAGCAAAATTCTGAACAACTTGAAAGTGATGCTTATTATAGTGATAACTATGAAGAAGCAGGCGGAAAGTCTATTCAAAAAGATGAGGAAGAAAAATAA
- a CDS encoding cation diffusion facilitator family transporter codes for MKQYAVQGLHCANCAKKLEAQLQQLKNGEMIRLNYSTNRIYLPDEIDLDVVKRILLADKIQILSEQQELIENKSDHHHVADLTGSNGAIKNIKTVFILNLTFSLAEFIFGVLFNSAAILSDAVHDLGDSLSVGLAWVFQKVSVKEANERYSFGHRRFSLLGALITSVILIGGSILVIVNSVPLLINPQPVNSRGMFWLSIVAIAINGYAAWLISKGTSKNEKVLNLHMLEDVLGWVGVLMVSIVLTFSNWFILDPILSILIAGYILSKAIPNLLENASIFLEAVPRGVDIKELERKIKQLSNVHAVSHFHIWSIDGEENALAITVYSDTKDSKEQERIKEEIRYLIKDANVTHSTIEIVVDEEFFIQ; via the coding sequence ATGAAACAGTACGCAGTGCAAGGATTACATTGTGCCAATTGCGCTAAAAAGTTAGAAGCTCAACTGCAGCAATTAAAAAATGGCGAGATGATTCGATTGAATTATTCTACCAATCGAATTTATCTTCCAGATGAAATAGATCTAGATGTAGTAAAAAGAATTTTATTAGCAGATAAGATTCAAATCTTATCTGAGCAACAGGAGTTGATTGAAAACAAATCAGACCATCATCACGTTGCGGATCTCACGGGAAGTAATGGAGCAATAAAGAATATAAAAACCGTTTTTATTTTAAATTTAACTTTTTCATTAGCTGAATTTATTTTTGGAGTGTTATTTAATAGTGCAGCGATTTTATCAGATGCTGTGCACGACTTAGGTGATTCTTTATCCGTAGGATTAGCATGGGTATTTCAAAAAGTCTCCGTTAAAGAAGCAAATGAACGGTATAGTTTTGGACATAGACGATTCTCACTATTAGGGGCTCTAATTACTTCGGTCATCTTAATAGGCGGTTCTATTTTAGTCATTGTTAACAGTGTTCCATTACTGATTAATCCTCAACCGGTTAATTCGCGGGGAATGTTTTGGCTGTCAATTGTAGCAATCGCAATCAACGGCTATGCTGCTTGGTTGATTAGCAAAGGGACTTCAAAAAATGAAAAAGTTCTAAATTTGCATATGCTTGAAGATGTATTAGGTTGGGTTGGTGTGTTAATGGTTAGTATTGTTTTGACTTTTAGCAACTGGTTTATTTTAGATCCAATCTTATCTATTTTGATTGCTGGATACATTTTATCAAAAGCTATTCCCAATCTACTTGAAAATGCCTCTATCTTTTTAGAAGCTGTACCAAGAGGAGTAGATATAAAAGAATTGGAAAGAAAAATAAAACAACTGTCAAATGTACATGCTGTTTCTCATTTTCATATATGGTCAATAGATGGAGAAGAAAACGCATTAGCCATTACAGTATATAGTGATACAAAAGACAGCAAAGAACAGGAACGAATCAAAGAAGAGATACGTTATTTAATAAAGGATGCCAATGTAACACATTCGACTATTGAAATCGTTGTAGATGAAGAATTTTTTATCCAATAA
- a CDS encoding DUF2922 domain-containing protein produces MAKSLELRFGTSLGKTKAMSVKDPIHNLTTEKAQQAMNSIISLNMFQLEGANPYATVVGARYVERVVEDIFEVE; encoded by the coding sequence ATGGCAAAATCATTGGAATTAAGGTTCGGTACAAGTTTAGGAAAGACAAAAGCAATGAGCGTTAAAGACCCCATTCATAATTTAACGACTGAAAAAGCTCAGCAAGCAATGAATTCCATCATTTCATTGAATATGTTTCAACTAGAAGGAGCCAACCCATACGCAACTGTTGTAGGAGCTCGTTATGTTGAACGCGTTGTAGAAGACATTTTTGAAGTAGAATAA